The Streptomyces tendae genome has a window encoding:
- a CDS encoding MarR family winged helix-turn-helix transcriptional regulator: MTATDPALTALSQGWCALSLLHGRIEAHIERVLQARHDLSVREYSLLDVLSRQHAGEGGHLQMKQVADAVVLSQSATTRLVTRLEDRGLLERYLCPTDRRGIYTDVTEAGLKLLEEARPTNDTALREALDEAAKNPELAPLVRAVETLKAPVPA; this comes from the coding sequence ATGACAGCCACGGATCCCGCACTCACCGCCCTCTCCCAGGGTTGGTGCGCCCTCTCGTTGCTGCACGGGAGGATCGAGGCCCACATCGAGCGTGTCCTCCAGGCCCGGCACGACCTGAGCGTGCGGGAGTACTCGCTGCTCGACGTACTGAGCCGGCAGCACGCCGGTGAGGGGGGCCACCTGCAGATGAAGCAGGTCGCCGATGCGGTCGTGCTCAGCCAGAGCGCCACCACCCGCCTGGTCACCCGGCTCGAGGACCGCGGCCTGCTGGAGCGCTACCTCTGCCCCACCGACCGGCGCGGTATCTACACCGATGTCACCGAGGCGGGTCTCAAGCTCCTCGAAGAGGCACGGCCCACCAACGACACCGCCTTGCGTGAGGCCCTCGACGAGGCGGCGAAGAACCCCGAACTGGCCCCGCTGGTCCGTGCCGTGGAGACGCTGAAGGCTCCGGTGCCCGCATAG
- a CDS encoding MFS transporter, whose product MPLALLALAIGAFGIGTTEFVIMGLLPEVAGDFGVSIPTAGYLVTGYALGVMFGAPLMTVLGTRISRKRMLMLLMGLFVVGNLLSALASTFGLMLAGRVVSSLAHGAFFGIGSVVAADLVAPHKRAGAIAMMFTGLTVANVVGVPLGTFVGQSVGWRVTFGLVAALGVVGLAGVAKLVPDMPKPEGVRLRHELAALKNVQVLLAMAMTVLGFGGVFAAITYIAPMMTHVAGFADGSVTLLLVLFGLGMVGGNLVGGRYADRALMPMLYVSLGALAVVLALFTVTAHNKVAAAVTIALVGALGFATVPPLQKRVLDHAHGAPTLASALNIGAFNLGNALSAWLGGLVIAAGLGYTAPNWVGAVLAAAALALAVLSAVLERRGAAAGTPAAGPSPADHQAVATR is encoded by the coding sequence ATGCCTCTCGCGCTTCTGGCCCTCGCGATCGGGGCCTTCGGGATCGGCACCACGGAGTTCGTGATCATGGGCCTGCTGCCTGAGGTCGCGGGCGACTTCGGTGTCTCGATCCCCACCGCCGGTTATCTGGTGACCGGCTACGCCCTGGGCGTCATGTTCGGCGCCCCCCTGATGACCGTGCTCGGCACAAGGATCTCCCGCAAGCGCATGCTGATGCTGCTGATGGGCCTGTTCGTCGTCGGGAACCTGCTCTCGGCGCTGGCCTCCACCTTCGGCCTGATGCTGGCCGGACGGGTGGTCTCCTCACTGGCCCACGGCGCCTTCTTCGGCATCGGCTCCGTGGTGGCCGCCGACCTGGTCGCCCCCCACAAGCGGGCCGGCGCCATCGCGATGATGTTCACCGGTCTCACCGTCGCCAACGTGGTCGGCGTCCCGCTGGGCACCTTCGTCGGCCAGTCCGTCGGCTGGCGCGTCACCTTCGGCCTGGTCGCCGCCCTCGGTGTGGTCGGCCTGGCCGGTGTCGCCAAGCTCGTCCCCGACATGCCGAAGCCGGAGGGCGTGCGGCTGCGCCACGAACTGGCCGCCCTGAAGAACGTGCAGGTCCTGCTGGCCATGGCGATGACCGTGCTCGGCTTCGGCGGCGTCTTCGCGGCCATCACCTACATCGCACCGATGATGACGCACGTCGCGGGCTTCGCCGACGGCTCCGTCACCTTGCTGCTCGTCCTGTTCGGCCTCGGCATGGTCGGCGGCAACCTCGTCGGCGGCAGGTACGCCGACCGTGCCCTGATGCCCATGCTGTACGTGTCCCTCGGCGCCCTCGCCGTCGTCCTGGCGCTGTTCACCGTGACCGCCCACAACAAGGTCGCCGCCGCCGTCACGATCGCCCTGGTCGGCGCGCTCGGATTCGCCACCGTCCCCCCGCTGCAGAAGCGGGTCCTGGACCACGCGCACGGCGCCCCCACCCTGGCGTCCGCCCTCAACATCGGCGCCTTCAACCTCGGCAACGCGCTGTCCGCCTGGCTGGGCGGGCTCGTGATCGCGGCCGGCCTCGGCTACACCGCACCCAACTGGGTCGGCGCCGTCCTCGCCGCGGCTGCCTTGGCGCTCGCCGTCCTCTCGGCCGTCCTCGAACGCCGCGGTGCCGCTGCCGGCACCCCGGCCGCCGGCCCGTCCCCTGCCGACCACCAGGCCGTCGCCACGCGCTGA
- a CDS encoding serine hydrolase domain-containing protein, giving the protein MTSPEEELLPGTRRALLHRIALAQSEGRAPSLVAAVVRGGKTVWSGARTSVEGEVPDGNVQYRIGSITKTFIAVLVLRLRDEGLLDLADPLEKHVPGTGVGEVSVADLLAHRAGLAAETPGLWWERTPGSLRPELADILGDRPLVHPVGRRFHYSNPGYALLGALVAQLRGAPWEDVLRREVLAPLGLHRTTVRPEAPHAGGWAVHPWADVMQPEPLEDLGVMAPAGQLWSTTGDLARFAAFLAAGDERVLSAESVREMRTPAAPAEAADVADGYAYCLGLELRHQHGRALVGHTGSLPGFLACLTMGLADDVSAVVLANCTSGPAPFTVAADLVRIVAEAEPRFPAPWQPLREADPALLELVGQWYWGTYPFGLRLSADGLLALEPLSGKGRRSRFRPDGEGTWVGLEGYYAGERLRPVRRPDGTVSHLDLGSFVFTRQP; this is encoded by the coding sequence ATGACGTCACCTGAGGAAGAACTGCTGCCCGGTACCCGGCGGGCCCTGCTGCACCGGATCGCCCTCGCGCAGAGCGAAGGGCGGGCGCCGTCGCTCGTCGCGGCGGTGGTGCGGGGCGGGAAGACCGTGTGGAGCGGGGCCCGGACCTCGGTGGAGGGAGAGGTCCCGGACGGCAACGTCCAGTACCGGATCGGTTCGATCACCAAAACCTTTATCGCCGTTCTGGTGCTCCGGCTGCGGGACGAGGGGCTGCTCGACCTCGCCGATCCTCTGGAGAAGCACGTGCCGGGTACGGGTGTGGGCGAAGTGAGCGTCGCCGACCTGCTGGCGCACCGTGCCGGGCTGGCCGCCGAGACACCTGGCCTCTGGTGGGAGCGGACTCCTGGCTCGCTGCGTCCGGAACTCGCGGACATTCTGGGGGACCGTCCCCTGGTGCACCCCGTCGGTCGGCGCTTTCACTACTCGAACCCCGGATACGCCCTCCTGGGCGCGCTGGTCGCCCAGTTGCGTGGTGCGCCGTGGGAGGACGTCCTGCGGCGGGAGGTGCTCGCGCCGTTGGGCCTGCACCGCACGACCGTGCGGCCCGAAGCGCCGCACGCGGGTGGCTGGGCGGTGCACCCCTGGGCGGACGTGATGCAGCCCGAGCCGCTGGAGGACCTGGGAGTGATGGCCCCCGCCGGGCAGCTGTGGTCCACCACAGGCGACCTGGCGCGCTTCGCCGCTTTCCTGGCCGCGGGGGACGAGCGGGTGCTGAGCGCCGAGTCCGTGCGGGAGATGCGGACACCGGCGGCACCGGCCGAGGCGGCGGACGTGGCCGACGGCTACGCGTACTGCCTGGGTCTGGAGCTGCGTCATCAGCACGGCAGGGCACTTGTCGGGCACACCGGATCGCTCCCCGGGTTCCTGGCCTGCCTGACGATGGGTCTCGCGGACGACGTGAGCGCGGTGGTCCTCGCCAACTGCACGTCCGGCCCGGCGCCGTTCACGGTCGCCGCGGATCTGGTCCGGATCGTCGCCGAGGCGGAACCGCGCTTCCCGGCTCCTTGGCAACCGCTGCGGGAGGCCGATCCGGCCCTGCTCGAACTGGTGGGGCAGTGGTACTGGGGGACGTACCCCTTCGGGCTGAGGCTGTCGGCCGACGGGCTGCTGGCACTGGAGCCGCTCTCCGGAAAGGGGAGGCGCTCCCGGTTCCGCCCGGATGGAGAGGGGACCTGGGTGGGGCTCGAGGGGTACTACGCAGGGGAGCGCCTGAGGCCCGTACGGCGGCCGGACGGGACGGTCAGCCATCTCGACCTGGGGTCGTTCGTCTTCACTCGTCAGCCGTAA
- a CDS encoding GlcG/HbpS family heme-binding protein, with the protein MSTTAVTPLTTADAEALVTAAVKDAEAAGLTVSVTVLDAGGHLLAFRRDDRAVLISGETSTRKAYTALQLDAPTADLVDAVQPGGLFHTLPTALDRPLLFIAGGVPVRRDGRLIGSIGVGGGSPEQDHGIATTAVRALA; encoded by the coding sequence ATGAGCACCACCGCAGTCACCCCGCTCACCACCGCCGACGCCGAAGCCCTCGTCACCGCCGCGGTCAAGGACGCCGAAGCGGCCGGCCTCACCGTCAGCGTCACCGTCCTCGACGCCGGCGGGCACCTGCTCGCGTTCCGCCGGGACGACCGGGCCGTGCTGATCTCGGGCGAGACCAGCACCCGCAAGGCCTACACCGCACTGCAGCTGGACGCGCCCACCGCCGACCTGGTGGACGCCGTACAGCCCGGTGGCCTCTTCCACACGCTGCCCACCGCGTTGGACCGGCCTCTGTTGTTCATCGCCGGGGGCGTGCCCGTGCGGCGTGACGGCCGGCTGATCGGCTCCATCGGGGTCGGCGGCGGCTCCCCGGAGCAGGACCACGGCATCGCCACCACCGCGGTGCGGGCCCTCGCCTGA
- a CDS encoding GNAT family N-acetyltransferase: MEDLEIRAATADDVPAIVAMLADDPLGAQRESPDDLSPYLTAMERLRTDPNQHLVVAVREGRVVGTLQLTIVPGLSRRGSTRSIIEAVRIHADERGSGLGSKLIEWAIDTSRREGCQLVQLTSDHTRTDAHRFYERLGFTASHVGFKLPL; this comes from the coding sequence ATGGAAGACCTTGAGATACGGGCCGCGACCGCCGACGACGTCCCTGCGATCGTCGCCATGCTGGCGGACGACCCGCTGGGCGCGCAGCGCGAGTCACCGGACGACCTCTCGCCGTACCTGACCGCGATGGAACGGCTGCGGACCGACCCCAACCAGCATCTGGTCGTCGCGGTCCGGGAGGGCCGGGTCGTCGGGACCCTTCAGCTCACGATCGTTCCGGGACTGTCCCGGCGCGGCTCCACCAGATCGATCATCGAAGCGGTCCGTATCCACGCGGACGAGCGAGGCAGCGGTCTGGGCAGCAAGCTGATCGAGTGGGCGATCGACACCTCCCGCCGCGAAGGCTGCCAACTGGTCCAGCTGACTTCCGACCACACCCGTACCGATGCACATCGTTTCTACGAGCGGCTCGGCTTCACGGCGTCCCACGTGGGCTTCAAGCTGCCCCTGTGA